One region of Astyanax mexicanus isolate ESR-SI-001 chromosome 15, AstMex3_surface, whole genome shotgun sequence genomic DNA includes:
- the pde6gb gene encoding phosphodiesterase 6G, cGMP-specific, rod, gamma, paralog b: protein MTGDTEHIPPPIPVAALNVEQPKSDIKSATRVSGGPATPRKGPPKFKQRQTRQFKSKPPKKGIQGFGDDIPGMEGLGTDITVICPWEAFNHLELHELAQYGII, encoded by the exons ATGACTGGTGACACCGAACACATACCACCCCCCATCCCAGTGGCAGCTCTGAATGTAGAGCAGCCCAAATCAGACATCAAATCTGCCACCCGCGTCTCGGGCGGCCCGGCTACGCCACGCAAAGGCCCGCCCAAATTCAAGCAGAGGCAGACCCGACAGTTCAAGAGCAAGCCCCCCAAAAAGGGCATCCAGGG TTTTGGAGACGATATCCCGGGAATGGAAGGTTTAGGCACTG ACATCACCGTCATCTGCCCTTGGGAGGCCTTCAACCACCTGGAGCTGCACGAGCTGGCTCAGTATGGCATCATctga